The Candidatus Zixiibacteriota bacterium genome window below encodes:
- a CDS encoding DUF3098 domain-containing protein — MAAKLSKPKVAEAPSFDWPFGRKNYVLFAVALVIIVIGYICLGYGDDPNHPLTLTVAPILLVLGYLLIPFAIMAKGKPDTGPDNQMTQ; from the coding sequence ATGGCAGCTAAACTCTCCAAACCGAAAGTTGCCGAGGCTCCGTCGTTTGACTGGCCGTTCGGCCGGAAGAACTATGTTCTCTTTGCAGTGGCGCTGGTCATCATCGTGATCGGCTACATTTGCCTGGGGTACGGCGACGATCCCAACCACCCGCTTACACTCACTGTCGCACCGATTTTACTGGTGCTCGGTTACCTGCTCATCCCGTTTGCGATCATGGCGAAGGGAAAGCCGGACACCGGCCCGGACAACCAGATGACCCAGTAG